In Colletes latitarsis isolate SP2378_abdomen chromosome 12, iyColLati1, whole genome shotgun sequence, the sequence ACTACTTCAATTGTTGAAAGTAGACGCGCATAGACAGCCTATTATTCCTGCTCATATTCATTTAAGATCAATGGTTTTACCATCTTTTCTTGGAAAGGGACAGGATCTAACGATCGAGGCTCCTTTAATTCCACCTTTTGATTGGACTTGCAAACAActtgaatttaaatatttaatgcaagatgaataatttttattttacattagACATGTTAGAAAGAAAaccagtaaatgtatatatttttaaacgcaAATAATGgtaataaatgtttaatgaGTGAGTACATGTCTGCCTTTTAAAATTCTCCTCATAATAATCTTTCTACCACCGAGTGTTGCCATTCTTGCGTCCCAACCATGGCGTTTAATGCGACGAAGTTCATTAGGACGAGGAAAATGATATCtcattttcgttctatttaaCGTAAGACTCCATTGATTCGCTATTGCTGGTGAATCGACAATCGATGAAGAAATGTTTCCCAACGTTACACGTCTGAAAACAATCTTAAATTGTTCACAAGAACATAAATAAAAATGTGTGTTTTTATATACACAATTACGTACGGGAGGAATTGATAAATATTAGAAATTAATCTGCCGAACATGCCGAATTAAAGAACCTCAAGTTAGAACATGAACTATTTGCCACGAGTAGATTTGTAGACTGTAACCAGTGTAACTTATGTATAGGGATACGGGGCCTAGGAAATAACCACACGTGGCTTTGCGACACACCTCTGTCTCTCACGCTGGCTTGGAGAAGACTGACTGGTCATGCGCAGTACGAATGACGAATGACGACCCCCCGCGCAGTACCTAGTAACGCTCGTGAGTTGCGAGAGGAAGAGAGGGGAGTTCCGATGTTTCCCGAAGCTTGTTCTTTGAAAAGGTAGGTTGAATCTCACTCTCGAAACTTATAAATATTCACAGTTGTTGAGAACGCTTTTGTCTTGTCAGTGACCTCGTATTTTCGATAATAGGAGACGTACGATAATTCCGGAAAACTACTTCAAAAGAAAATAAACTTGTCGAAACGTGTCGAAGCCGGTCGCGCTACGTGACGTCACTGCGACTGAGATCGTCCTTGAACGTGGAAATTTGCGCGGTAATTCACATTTTACCTAATTGCTTATCATTTACTGTAATGCATTtgttttaatttgtattttatttctgttgcagGCTCTGATTGGAATTCAAATACGAGATAAGCTATAGGCACCCAGTCAACGTGATTAGTCTTGGAAATATTCGAATTGCGCCAACTTCGAATGGACTAATGATTGGTAAAATTTGATATATATTATTACAACTAGTgacatttatacatttttttatatatatttttatctttTTATCAAGTTATTATTTGTAACTAGATAGTACGAGAATTTCATATTAAAATGAGTCgagtaattattaattacacaTACACGATTATATTTCTATTGATTGGTCAAATTGTTTGGTTTTTCACGACTTAAAGAACTGTCGCATTTACAGCGTATCACGTGGTTTAAATCCGGCTGAACCGTCATCTCGGGAGAATGGCTGCTCCGGTAAAAAAACGCGATATTCAACGAAGTACGGAAGACAGGAGTAGCGACGACGATGATCAGAGTTCATTAAATAGCGAGGATAACGAACAAGATGCGGTGG encodes:
- the Mrpl34 gene encoding mitochondrial ribosomal protein L34 yields the protein MFGRLISNIYQFLPRVTLGNISSSIVDSPAIANQWSLTLNRTKMRYHFPRPNELRRIKRHGWDARMATLGGRKIIMRRILKGRHVLTH